The Belonocnema kinseyi isolate 2016_QV_RU_SX_M_011 chromosome 2, B_treatae_v1, whole genome shotgun sequence nucleotide sequence ttgactgcaacccagtccgtcaatgatggggtaaaaaccaggctttgtccaatatgtctcggcagactgctctcatcagatcacttgattgcattataaaaatgcgtctgcgactgagagagagagagaccgggagagccccgtgcaaaatgatcaaataaaaatccaactctaaccaaaaatgcctttcacatattgggcagtataagcctgtgacaacatttcgccacagaaatgtgttttttttttgttttttttttttcataataattattattatgtaaccgtatggacgtttttcgGCATTTTAACATATCAAAGAAtaagggtttaatttttaatttacgaattgttttaaactttgagtttgaaatgctaacattaataaattattaagtttaaatgtaagcagtttagaaacccgaattttaaaatgctattttttaagaCTGCTTTTTTGCtcattcaaatcaaatcgaaacaagattgaaaatgtatatttttcatacttaaatttcacatggcataattttaaattaaacaaagttaaaggcttctgaatctatattttacaatcttaaatgctttatttataaaaaagtttatagaaGCTTGTGACTTTTTCATATATTAATGAACGTTGGCACTCGAAATcgctgtttaaaatgttttaattaaatatttagaactctTAGTGATCAGAAACTTCTACTTCcattggtttaatttgcaatttagtcctaaatactttaaataacaaaattttcagcttcaagaACTTAAACTTCGAATTTTATtgactagtttaaaaaatttgtaaccaggaaattattccagattttaTCTTCGATTTTAAtggctaccttgcgaataatataaaaatttgggtttacgtcaatcattagtggtaaTGGGGGAAAACATAATCTAACGATTACCGAATATAATATCACCGACATCAAagtaaattcactgttcaatttagaatgaattttgtccatcattttgagaacttatatttcaataaactaacaatttagaaagttgaattaataaaaactttttctattataagatacatttatgtgttaataattcagaataattaaaaattgaaaactcttgatgaaaaaaaaaatatatttgatctctaatattaatttttaattgtttaattttattcaattaatcacagcttgacatttttaaataataaaataatactttaattctgaaaaactaaaaaaaaagcctAAATAATTCCCGTCGGACGAAAGTGCTGCCATTacgtggcaaattccaagtatccgattgggaacaattgaaaatgcaaaatgctcaatcgttgccaatcgttttggcacaattaagaaatacgattcggaacgattgagatattagttatattgtttcttatcgatctcaattgattatttctagaagggagtACCTTCAGCGgtctttgtataaaaatttcatgcatgtgcactattttgaagTTAGGATCCGTTTTCAGCTCTCTGCCATTCCAATATTTTAGGTTTCTCTGGTACCGATGCTGCTGGTAgccatttaaaaatcatttaggaaataaactttttttaaatgtttacaaacaacgttagttccgggacattagttactatgtttttttGCTTGTACCAAGTTTTCGGTCAAAactattgtgtagtttggaagtgaATCCAGGGAGAATTGTAATACACATAACCTCACAATATACACACATTAATCAAACTGAGCAAAATAGAtttgtttccaatttttccataaaataagagttcggggacgtccgttagcatgttcgctactactcaccaaatttcaaagacaaaatctttattattgtcgGAAAAAAGACGGGAGAACCTaatactggtaaaatcgataattttctaagtatcatatgcccttaaaggTGTTAAACTTTTGAGAGAAttgaatatcaaaattaaaaacacctcACAACGAAAATGAGacagatttcaaactatttattattgaaaGCGTTAAAAAGTTTAAGTGCAAACATTTGGAAGGTTTTGGATTGAGATACTAAATCTTAAATTGCTTTCGCATTctcaaattcataaaatataatgcctgtaaatgaaaaacaaatactttaaattaattaaattttacttaataaaaactgagctttttATTCCATAATAATCATTTACTGCGTTCCTTCCAGATGTTCGTAGGTATCCGCagataataatataatcataatatATTTGAATGTAAGGCTTTTTCTTATTATTACGAGTATtctatattaatataatatttacctATGTAATCATGGCTAACTGGTGATTCGTTGTTCTGTGGCATGTAATCAATCAATCTTGATCGAGCTTCATCCCACCATTTCCCATAGGTTCTCTACGAATGGAAGGTACTAATTTAATGTAAAGTAGTTTAAACTGCAAACATTATATAATTctcaatcgttcaattttcatagcagacttaatttttttctgaactacTTATACATGAATAAATTAAAGCATAATGCATAGATagcattttttctttgaagataaattttgaaaagtatatctTCTGAAAAAAcgatagtttttttaataatcagcATACAATTTCATAATATTGTTAATCTTTAATATAAGTAGGAATTATCTAAAATACATGCGTTACTAACTTCTCTAACTGGAAAGAAAAatcatttgtatttattttgggGCATTTTTTAGTGAAGAAATTAACAGTTGCTTATTGCTATTCGTCTTCTTTCATAATTATCAAGAAACAATGTTGATTTCTCTGTGATTCCTTCTTTTCCAcacttatatatttttctagtcaaattaattttcaaaaattgttgcaGAAAATCAGAGTTATTACAGACAAgtcaaaagtatttatttaaaaaaattgatcgatGAAAATTCGAAGTTAGTGGAACATTTAAAACGTGTAGGACGAACATTTGTAGATTGATAGAACATTTCGTTAAGACAGTATATTAAAAGTGctgtgaagatttaaaaaaacgcaCTGTCTATGGTTATAgaatttttcttaagtttcatcccttttccagctcgtccAGGACTAGAGTTGGGGAAAATTCCGTAATCATAGACAATGCCTGAAAAAAGGCTCTTGAgaacttgaaaaatcaattttcctacTAATAGAATCGAACTTCTTTCTATAACACAAAAACTCACCATCACGAAAGCTTGCGGGAAATCTCCATAATCCGGAAATTTGCTTGGATTTCCAGCGATGTTGTACGCAGTATACGAAATACTAATGTTACTTCCATACTGAGAACTAAAATCACACACTTCTTTCACAAACTGTTCGACAAAAACAACTGATTCTTCCTTTCCTCCGCCCTTTCCTTTTACTGGCACAAGCTCAAGTTTAGTTTCGTCGCAGGATACCATGTCATTTAATTATTGAGCACTTTAGATTTGTTCAAAGTGCTACTGCTTCTACTAAAATGCAATAATAAACACCTAAGCTATGTCCTTCATCATAATAACAATTCGTTGACTGCCTTTTGCTTTGatcatcaaattttaattatgtcaagtCTTAAGgaatctcattaaaaaaaatgttgactgtgCGAGAAACCTTTGTAGCTGAAGCATTTTATGGAAAGTACGAAGTTTAGTGAATTTTtgacttgttttttaaatatcacacCAAAATATCACTTAAGTTGACGTTGGAATAAACGACAGACCTGAATTGTCACTTGTCAGTCTTCGCTAATCGGCGCCATATTAATGAAGACAGCTGTTTGGCGATGCCAACGCCACCCGCGACCGTAGCAAAAATCAGAACTTTCTTGCAGACGATTTAAAATTCCGCATGCTTACTTTCGTGGAAAAAAAGTAAACATGCGGATCATGTAAATATGGTGGATACCAATCATCAATTTTTGCTTggtcgtttcaaaatttatttatgttgtgCAATATTGTATAAGTATCTGCAGTTGTGTTTAATAAGTAGTTATTGTTTTATTAGTTGTTAATTGTCGCAGTCTTGCTCATTTcttaattgtataaattttagATTTAGGGGTTAGGGAGTAAAACTGgagaaaatatgaataaaatactattttcttcGATTAAGGAAGTGAGTAAGAAGATAAATTCAGGTGAAATACGTTCgtctgaaattttaaaagcttcgcGAAAGTTGATAGATACTATTAAACCCCTAAACGCTTACATCAGTATAACCTCAAAATTAGTTGATCAAGAATCCGAAGAGAAGGATGAAAAGGTGGAAAATAAAGCCACTTTGGGTGATTTACAAGGGATAACAATCGCgataaaagacaatttttgcaCAGAAGGTCACCCGACAACATGTGGCTCCTTGATGCTTGCAAATTTCGTGCCGGGTTATGATGCTACTGTGTGCagtcgtttaaaaaaatctggagCGATTTTGACTGGAAAAACGAATCTTGATCAGTTTGCCATGGGATCTGGAACAGTTGACTCGTTTTTTGGACCGACGAAGAATCTTTGGGGTTCTGAATTCATGGATTATTATTGTTTTGAGGAGAGAGAAATGGGAAAAAGAAAGGGATCGTCATCTAGTGGTGATAATTGGTATATTGCAGGTAAAtgtagtatattttttataatcttattatACAAATTCACACCaacatctatttaaaaaatgttattttttccccAAGTTTCAACGTAGTACCCtggacattaaaattaaaaatattcgagctttaaaagaaaattaaggcATTCAACGCTATTCGAAGTAGTCAACCCGTCattgtgtttttaaatattaaaaattctcccTGAATACGAATCTCTCGAGTATTTTTTTGAGAGCGTGATTGTTTTTTGCTTAAGCAATTTCgctatttgaacaaaataatgttttctgaAATCATTTTGTTCATCTTTGAGCAAAACCAGACTTTAttgattttaacacttttttcgAATGACATATTTGCAAAAACTGTCActcgaaaactttaaatttgaacacTGTCTGCACTgccaaaagaaatttttgtaaatatacacTGCATTTTTGTAATTGTACCAAAACCTGTAATATAACTGCGTTCAAAATAGTGAACTTCCAActgtaaaaagtaaaaacaccacaTTAAATGTAgtgcttttacaaaattttggaaaagtacCTTTCTAAAAGTAGGAAATAATTTGAGTgaaattatttcctattttcataGACGTAAATTCCCAAAATGTTGTACATACAAAATGCACTACATTTAAtgtggtgtttttactttttacagTTAGAAGTTCACTATTTTGAACGCAGTTATTTTACAGGTTTTTGTACAATTACAAAAACGCCgtggatatttacaaaaaaaaatgctgTACAGTTCGCGATAAAGTTTTCCAATATCACACATTTTTATATTAGTCTGGGCAAAAAACGATAACAGCAACAACATAATCATACACAAAAGGTAAATTAgagttcctctagggagagttgtgtcacgTTACCCCCTCCACTAGCCGCCGCGAAACCGGAATCGGAAATACGTAACGAAGCGCGAAACATTTTAAGTATTCTTAAGAAGAGGTTATAAGTCATTATATATTTTCGCGTATAGTGAtcgttttaaaatatgtttttttaatgaagaatataaagaaaatttgttttttctgggTCAACTAAGCTACGTTTGATACTTTCCAGGAAATAGATTAAATATACAGATCAAACTAAGCTACGTTTGATACTTTCCAGGAAATAGATTAAATATACAGATCATTGCACCCGGTTGTACAAAATTGCTCTTTCGTCTAAGAATTTGTAATCGaactaaatcaaagaaaaaatgcattgaaaagaAATATGATAGCAAAAGCATGGCTATGCATATAACTTACCAATAAGAATTTAGGTTCTTAGAGTtctaaacttgaaagaaaaatgaaCTATCTTCTTTCTTAACTGCAATTTGTCTTCCATTATTACTTTTATagtataacttataaatttgaaatgtaatttcagATAAACGATCGCATTCAGCATTAATTCTCTGtgatatttattgtataattaaacaaatttgaattgaaatataattccaaacaaatcagcagtaaaaacttttctactttatacatgtaatttacattttagttgtatcataaatcCTCTCTGACGTTTTACCTATTGTTCTGAAATGaagacttatttgaaaaaaagtttccagGACTAAAAAAACATTACACACACCTGTTGTAAACAAAGggttttctaacctcaaaaaaatacttcttttatttctgatttctcaactctgttttgaaaaatattacattaatgtGATCTTTATGTTGGTCTTCTCTATGattgaattacatttatttttattcgaaataatttaatcaaaaggtGTTGAAGAAAAAGCCAtaatctcaaaattcaatttctttactttacttcacaaacaatacaattagaaaattttccccatgttttgtctaattttaattttcttttcgtaaaaattgaaaattttagtataaaatttgatctagcccattaattaattaacattgtAAAAATCcatgtcattaaaaatattattttttacattttaataatcttaaatGAACAAATCTAAATAATCATTATTGTTATTCTACTTACTATCTATTACATGTTACAGCCTTTATCAAACAGtcttaaataatagtatttttttaaaatgtgcatgaatatgattttttacttttcaaacatCATTTATTATTACGcctacataattatttttattatatttatttactattctattagtgcctgaacattaaatttgacttgaaagtcacgccaatttcaaaacatccgattccgctttcgcggcaccaatcagaagcggagtaagtggtgacacaactctcccttgaggaacTCTAAGGTAAATCAACCGCAGTCGTTTGTTTCTCTCtcacaatattattatattactattatagtactatattagacaggaatatgcaaccgccattctggttcctgaacagttcgcgggaaacaatGCGATAATCAtatcgtatagtttaattaaaattaagttcagAATATGAGAAAAacggtctgctgcagtgctccgttttgtaaacATAGAAGCGaggataaatttaaactttaccgttttccattagggcgaagagaaagactgtcaatgtggatcataaattgtagacgcgacaaatgaaaaccgaatttaaattcaagaatatgcgaagttattactaatatttataactatcacaatataattcaaatatagtgggtctgaaaattatgtttacatgtaattaaatcgCCTATGAGCagttttttgatatattaaagcgaaatgaaatccagaagaaagtaaggttaggaacctgGTTTTCTACAGAAGGACGCAtattaacccacgcaaataaaaaggacgtatgatgtgaaatataaatagctttcataataaactcttgaaaacgTATTGTCGTAATGTTTGaactatagtctattattattttattatttgttaatattaaaaaaaaaatcatatgattataattttagcgcacgcctatttataaattgagtaaaatttcgtttgccataataatttttgcaagagctactttttggcaaatgtgtgggttaaaaaatcatatggtcgaatttaaatatttcatatattatatcacgtaattttatttataatttatgttttgataccAATGCTAAATTTGAATCGATTATCGCATAAAATCGACGTTACGTAACGCAGTTGATGTTCCCTCCTCCCATGTAACACTTCGTAAcaaatcgcccccccccccctggcgcgtcacgtaatatgtgaacgaccccgaaataaaaaaaggtataggattcaaattttttctaggaatattttttgtccaattttgttttaaaaaataatttttcataacgctctaatttgaaaattgctcGTTCGACGGAAAAAGTGTTGCAAGCAAAAAAGTCTGGTTTTGCTCAAatatgctgaaaattattttcagacaTATTTTGCTTTCATAGATAAGAAAACTGTGTAAAAATATGATTATGATAtggccttaaaataaaaaataaatcaggttaaaaagtgaaaaaatgttttaaaatttaaaaaatgtcacaaattgaagatttcaaactaaaagtgtAAAAGCATCTCAGGGAAATAGAAACTAAACCTATACAGATATTAAGGTCATCTGATGGTATGCGAAtttgggaatttttgaaaattttctcaaaaagggaATTTCGTACTATTTGAGGAACATTATTTTATaacttcaaaattatagaatCACACTTGTGCACTAAAACGCCAGTGGGAATCTATTAAAATGTTCTGTGTGATAAATCGCAACAGTAATTTGCTGATTAACAATAATGtcgtatgcatttttaaatctcACAATCcttataaaacaaaattcttttctgaaaatatgtTATTGTTGTAAACTTgtgggaatattttttaaaaatttcaggaggTAGCAGTGGAGGCTCAGCCGTAGCAGTTGCCAGTGGAACTTGTTACGCAGCTTTGGGATCCGACACTGGTGGTTCGACTCGAAACCCAGCTTCTTATTGCGGATTAATTGGTTTAAAGCCTACATATGGATTAGTTTCTCGCAATGGGTTGATTCCCTTAGTAAATTCCATGGATGTTCCCGGTATAATCACAAGAAGAGTCGACGATGCTTTGTTAATATTAAACGCGATAGCAGGTCCAGATTCTTCAGACTCTACAACCTTGAAGGAAGACTATTCTCCAATTTCTTTACCTGACAGAATTGAGGTAACTGGATTAAGAGTCGGAATTCCAAAAGAGTACCGTTTGTCAGAACTCAGCAACGAGGTAGACGTCTGTTGGCAAAATGTAGCGCGGATCTTAGAGGAAGGTGGTGCCAAAATCATTCCAGTTTCTCTTCCCCATACAGAATTGTCAATCGTCTGTTACTCTGTTTTGAATCAGTGCGAAGTCGCGAGCAATATGGCACGATACGATGGAATTGAATTTGGATTTAGAGCAGACGAAACTTTTTCCACGGAAGAGTTGTTTGCTAACACAAGAGGCATGGGATTCAATGATGTTGTTAGAAGTAGGATTCTGGCAGGGAACTATTTTTTGCTttcagaaaattatgaaaattattttgtcaagGCGATGAAAGTGAGGAGATTGATAGCGCAGGATTTCGAGGCTGTTTGGGATGCTGGAATTGATATTTTATTGACGCCTACCACTCTTTCGGATGCGCAGCTGTATCGGGATTTTATAAAAGCGGACAATCAGACGCAGTGTTCAGTACAGGACTATTTTACTCAACCAGCTAATATGGCTGGTTTACCTGCTGTGAATGTGCCCATTAGTCTCTCTAAAAAAGGCCTGCCACTCTCTTTACAATTAATGTCTCCGATTCTTCAGGAACGTCGATTACTAAGTGTTGCAAAGTGGATTGAAGAAAGTGTACACTTTCCAAAACTTTTACTTCGGGACTCGAATTTGCTCGTGTAAGATTAGAGTATGTAatctgtaaataaattgttatatatGAGCGGATGAAAGTAAAAACGGGACATATAAAATTTGGGAGTAAAAACGGAACATACATTTTTCGGGGTAAAAAGGGAACAAACAAATCTTCcgagtaaaaacggaacaaaatttcttccgGGTAAAAATGCTACATACTGATTCTCcgagtaaaaacggaacaaacGAGCGCGTGGCTGGAGGGAGGGGATGTACGCACAACTGTTAGGTGGGGATAGAGGCTCGAAATGTGCCCAGCTTTGGATTATCATTTGATCAAGACTCAAGAGTTCCAAatcaaaaca carries:
- the LOC117182677 gene encoding glutamyl-tRNA(Gln) amidotransferase subunit A, mitochondrial isoform X1, whose product is MNKILFSSIKEVSKKINSGEIRSSEILKASRKLIDTIKPLNAYISITSKLVDQESEEKDEKVENKATLGDLQGITIAIKDNFCTEGHPTTCGSLMLANFVPGYDATVCSRLKKSGAILTGKTNLDQFAMGSGTVDSFFGPTKNLWGSEFMDYYCFEEREMGKRKGSSSSGDNWYIAGGSSGGSAVAVASGTCYAALGSDTGGSTRNPASYCGLIGLKPTYGLVSRNGLIPLVNSMDVPGIITRRVDDALLILNAIAGPDSSDSTTLKEDYSPISLPDRIEVTGLRVGIPKEYRLSELSNEVDVCWQNVARILEEGGAKIIPVSLPHTELSIVCYSVLNQCEVASNMARYDGIEFGFRADETFSTEELFANTRGMGFNDVVRSRILAGNYFLLSENYENYFVKAMKVRRLIAQDFEAVWDAGIDILLTPTTLSDAQLYRDFIKADNQTQCSVQDYFTQPANMAGLPAVNVPISLSKKGLPLSLQLMSPILQERRLLSVAKWIEESVHFPKLLLRDSNLLV
- the LOC117182677 gene encoding glutamyl-tRNA(Gln) amidotransferase subunit A, mitochondrial isoform X2 — encoded protein: MLANFVPGYDATVCSRLKKSGAILTGKTNLDQFAMGSGTVDSFFGPTKNLWGSEFMDYYCFEEREMGKRKGSSSSGDNWYIAGGSSGGSAVAVASGTCYAALGSDTGGSTRNPASYCGLIGLKPTYGLVSRNGLIPLVNSMDVPGIITRRVDDALLILNAIAGPDSSDSTTLKEDYSPISLPDRIEVTGLRVGIPKEYRLSELSNEVDVCWQNVARILEEGGAKIIPVSLPHTELSIVCYSVLNQCEVASNMARYDGIEFGFRADETFSTEELFANTRGMGFNDVVRSRILAGNYFLLSENYENYFVKAMKVRRLIAQDFEAVWDAGIDILLTPTTLSDAQLYRDFIKADNQTQCSVQDYFTQPANMAGLPAVNVPISLSKKGLPLSLQLMSPILQERRLLSVAKWIEESVHFPKLLLRDSNLLV